One Argentina anserina chromosome 6, drPotAnse1.1, whole genome shotgun sequence genomic window, cttttctaCCACAAGTCAGAATGTCAGAGACTCTTGAAATATCGTGAAACTTACTAGATTTGCCAACAAGAACCTCTCTTTTATGGTGACTAAATTAGATATGAGATCAACTTCGGGAAATTGTTCTTGCAAAACTTCAACCTAAGCTTCTAAAAGACTAAAAATGTAGATTCAAATTAGAGTTTTAGAGATGTTGATTCTAACTAAACTAGAGAAACGGATCAAAATGTTGAAGATCGATATCGCCGAGAACAATTAGGTAAAATCCACCAttagtaaatgtaatttgcaAAGTATACTAATCATCATTAATCCCCAAATTACTACATGGGCATAATTTTTACTAAGAATGAccaataaattacaaaaacctTCTGATGTAGGCTTTCCTCAACAGAGACTCACGTCCAGGGAACTTCTCATTTTCACCATTCTCCTTGTTACTCCTCCCTAACAATCCAACTCTATCTCCAAGAcctttcttctcctccttcccAACCCTACCTTCATCTCTCTGCATCCtcatcctcctcttctccCCTAAACCCTCAGcacctttcttcttcttctccctctCCTCCACACCAGCTTCACTCTCGCTCTTCCTCCTCGGAATCCTTCCACCTTTCGAAGTCCCCAGAAGCTCGAAGTTCACTTTGCTCCATCCAACTTTGTCGTCGTTGTCCCACCCGAACCTGTCGCTGATTCCAAGCAGCTCCGATACTCCGCCAGCATTGCTTCTGTTTGCCGAAGTCTATGACTGTCTCGTGCGGGTATTGGTGTGGgggtgaaggaggaggaggaggaagaggaaagTTTTGGGGGTTTGGGTTTGAAGGAGCAGGAGAagtggtggtggaggaggaggagacggGCAGCGGAACCAGAATTTGAATCTTAGGAGGGTCGAGATATAAATAAAGTGGAGATGATAATGATGTTAGCAAGTCTTGCGTATGTCGTTAAATTAAACAACTAAACAAATGTATCAATGGCAAGATATTCTAAATTTAAGCAAcatttacgtatttctatcTTCA contains:
- the LOC126797220 gene encoding mitogen-activated protein kinase kinase kinase 5-like, which codes for MSPEVSLHGIQEPPTDIWALGCTVVQMLTEVEFWDVTELGDGSGVSIEIPVIPETLSNEAKDFLGKGFILDPLERSNAGGVSELLGISDRFGWDNDDKVGWSKVNFELLGTSKGGRIPRRKSESEAGVEEREKKKKGAEGLGEKRRMRMQRDEGRVGKEEKKGLGDRVGLLGRSNKENGENEKFPGRESLLRKAYIRRFL